Below is a genomic region from Crocosphaera sp. UHCC 0190.
TTTACAAACTGCGGGCTATAATCCCCTACATTATATGCCTTACCGAACCTACAATCGTTTAATTAAAGATAATTGCTTACAACATCAAAATAGCTCTAATCAGCAGCAAAATCACCAAAACCCAGAGGCAAAATCTCAGAATAAGACCAATAAAATTAAGGATATTAGCTATTTAGAAACAGTGGATTGTCAAGCATCAACTATTGGTGGGGGCTTGAGAAGTTCCTGGTTTTCTCGTTAACCGCAGAATATAGCAGTCCTATGAT
It encodes:
- a CDS encoding HetP family heterocyst commitment protein; its protein translation is MSQSVYNQQTKTMTEQQFEKIVDAILAGKYSWACVLILQTAGYNPLHYMPYRTYNRLIKDNCLQHQNSSNQQQNHQNPEAKSQNKTNKIKDISYLETVDCQASTIGGGLRSSWFSR